The bacterium nucleotide sequence ATTATATAAAATGATGCAGGGTCTTACCCTATGCTATACGCAATATATAAACAGGACATATAAACGGACAGGCAGGCTGTGGGAAAGCCGCTATCATTCATGCATTGTGGATCAGGAGAAATATTTATGGGCTGTTGCCAGGTATGTTGAGCAAAATCCCCTGCGTGCTGGGATGGTTAAGAAACCCGAAGATTACCCCTATTCAAGCGCACGCGCACATGTAAACGGCAGCAAAGATTCTGTTGTGGGAGAAGAACTCTTCAGTGACGACCGGAGGGAGGATTATATACTGTTGTTGCGCTCTGATATTCCCAGAAAAGAAATTGAACATCTGCGGTACGTGACAAAAACTGGAAGACCTTTTGGGAATGAGAGGTTTGTAGTCGAGATGGAAAAGAAGCTTGAAAGAAGGCTTTTGCAGCGTCCAAAGGGAAGACCAAAAAAGGAAACTCCTTAAAATGGGATGTGTCCCTATTTAATTAATTAATTATTTAATTCTAAAAAGTACGGAAAGAAGGCGGAGCTCAGATCAAGAACGATTTCACCAAGTGGCAACTGGAATACGGATATTTTTGACTGTAAATAATAGGCATAACTAATCACTACCTTTAG carries:
- a CDS encoding transposase, whose translation is MPRIGRAVAAGFPHHVIQRGNNREHVFFDANDRKQYLSLLKKYSMKWESPIMAYCLMSNHIHLLTKPKSEESLYKMMQGLTLCYTQYINRTYKRTGRLWESRYHSCIVDQEKYLWAVARYVEQNPLRAGMVKKPEDYPYSSARAHVNGSKDSVVGEELFSDDRREDYILLLRSDIPRKEIEHLRYVTKTGRPFGNERFVVEMEKKLERRLLQRPKGRPKKETP